The window GAAGGTCTTCCCGTCGCCGCCGATCGGTAACTGATGTCCATTTTCCTCCAGGTCTTTCTCGATCGCTCGCTTGACCGGTTCTCTGGGGATACCTTTCGCATCAAGGTGGCGGTATGTGTGATTGATCTGATTGGCATTCCGCCCCCAATTGACCTCGAACCCCTTGTTCGGCGCCGGCTTGCACTTGCTGCCCGCCATTGCGGCGATGCCCCAGGCGGCGCCGACGATCGGGCGCAGGCCTGGAACCATGCACTCGAGGCATACCGGGTCAAGTCCGGCTTCCGTCGGGCGCTCCCGTTGCAGCCCGTCCCGTTGAAGGAGCGGTGGCGCCCGGGCTGGATGCCGGTCGTCTAGTGGTTGCCAGAACCAGCCATCCAGCGCCTCGCGCGACACGGGCTGCGGCGGCCCCCCCTTGAGGGAGACCATCGCCTTACGCGACACCACGCGCCCATCCGGTGCGAACGCATAGTCCACCGTCAGCTTGTAGCCGAGTCCGAAATACTGGAACTGGCTGACGCGGCCACGCGCATCGTAGGCAAGGCGGACTTCGTCATCGAAGCCGTTGAGCAGGTGCGTGATGCGCTGCGCCGCATCCCTGGACAGGACACGGATGGGCCAGAATTCCGAAGGCTGGCGCTCATGCAGTAGACGCAGGTTCCCTGCTTCGTCGTACCGGAATACGGAGTACTTGGTCCACGCGTCGTTAGCTGCGTCTAGCTGGGATGAAACGCGGCCGTTGGCATCGTAGGACCATCCGAGCGTCGTCTTGGACCCGGTGGACTGCGCGCCGAATCCCTTCGCCCCGGTCGGATCATCCGTCGCCAGGTCGCTGAAGCCACCCAGGCGACCCTGCTCGTCATAGGCATAGGCGCGCAAGGCGCCCGGTGCGGCGATCAGCGCCGGACGGTCGCTGCCCGCCTGCGCGTACTGGAAGCTGGTGCGCCGCGCTCCATCGGTCGCGCTGGTGTAGACCTGGGTGATGACACGGCCGAGGGCATCGTATTGGTAGTCAGTGCGGGCGCCACCGGCATCGGTCTCGCTGGTGATGCGGCCTGCCGTGTCGTACACCGTACGGGTGGTTTCGCCGCTGCTTGCGCTGCTGCCGGTCGGGCGCAGCTGTCCGGCGATCTTGCTGAAGCGGAGCGTCGTGCTGCTGCGGCTGTCGGTCAGCGTCGTGGTGCCATGGCCATAGCTGAACTGGACGTTGCGAGCACTGTCCGGGTGGCTGACCGCGATGGCGCGGCCCTGCATGTCGTACGTATAGCTGGCGATGCGCAGGCCGCTCTCATCGATGACGCCGGTCAGCACATAGGGGAAGCGGGCATCGCCATATTCGAAGCGCCGCACATAGCCATCCGGCCAAGTCACCGTGACGAGATTGCCGCGTGAGTCATAGCCATAGCGCGTGGCCGCGCCACCAGGGCTGGTCATCTGTGCCAGCCGGTTCTGGCCGTCGTAGGTGAATTGCAGCGTGACGCCGAACCCGTCAGTCAAGGCGACCAACAGGCCCGGCGAGGTATTGCTGTACTGCAGTGTGGTGGTGCGCCCGGCGCCGTCCGTGACCGACTCAAGCCGGCCGGAGGCCGTATAGGATTCGGTCTCTCCGCTGATGCGGTCGTACAGTGACCAGCCGCCTCCGCCCGCGGCCGGAGAGAGCGTCAGCGGCTCCCCGCCGCTGGTACGCCACGCGCCGCCGGCCTGTTCGAACGTCGCGCGCTTGCCATCCGGCCGATAGGCTTGGACTCGCGCGGGATTCGACGTTGCCCTTGACAGCCCGAGCTGGCGCTGCCACGGATGCATCCAGTTCGGCCCGAACCCGCTCTGCGGGCGGACATAGGGCGCGGAGCGGAAGGTGCGCGTAAACCGCAGCGGCACGTCGCTACCGCTGGTGAAGTCTGTTTCGGTAAGCGTGACCACCCCGCTGGCCGGATAGACCGGGTCGGCCACGGGGCAGCTCGATTCCGTGTCGCCAGCCGCAGGCGCACCGCAGTACTGGTCGATGAGCTCCCGCCGGTTCGGGCAATGGTAGCTGCCCATCCCGACCGGCGTGTTGCCGGCGACGTCCAGGGGACAATTTCGCGAACCCGGGATGGCGCCCGAGAGCGGATAGAGGGCAAAGCAGGTGTCCTCGGCACGCGCAGCGGTGACGGCCATCAGAAGCGCGAGGACGGCGAAGATGCGCAGCAGTGCGTTGCGCCCCGAAACTAGGCGCGGGAAGGAAAACCCCATCGGAACCTCCCTTGTCTGGTTGACTGGCCTGTCATTACAGGCGGGCAACCGGGAGGCTGTGAATCAGCTGCGTCTGATTTTCTGCAACAGAGTGTGCCGTCTGGCCTCAACGTGCCGGGAAGCGCAGGGCGGCGGGATCGATTGCTGATTTAATGGGGGAGACAGCAGACGTTTCGTCTTGCGAGGGGCGGTGATGCCGAGGCAACGGTGAGGAAGGAAGCTGTGCGGGCATACGAGACATGCCGGTGCAGCGAAGGCGCCCCAGCCGCCGGCACCTTGCATGCCGGCAGCTTCGATTCTGGCGCCTCGCGATTCCGCCCCGGGGCAGGGGCGGTGCGGCACCGGCCCGCAACAGGGGCCGGTGCGCCATGGGCAATCGCTTAGAACGCGTCGCCCGGCACGCGCACCCAGCCTTCCATCAGCACGCGCGCGCTGCGGCTCATGATGGCCTTGGTCACGACCCATTCGCCGTCGACCTGGCTGGCTTCCGCGCCCACGCGCAGCGTGCCGGAGGGGTGGCCGAAGCGCACCGCGTTGCGCTCGCCGCCGCCGGCGGCGAGGTTGACCAGCGTGCCGGGGATGGCGGCAGCGGTGCCGATGGCGACGGCGGCGGTGCCCATCATGGCGTGGTGCAGCTTGCCCATCGACAGCGCGCGCACCAGCAGGTCGACGTCGCCGGCGGCCACGCGCTTGCCGCTGGAGGCGGTGTAGTCCTTGGGCTTGGAGACGAAGGCGACCTTGGGCGTGTGCTGGCGCTTGGCCGCTTCGCTGATGTCCTGGATCAGGCCCATGCGCACCGCGCCCCAGGCGCGGATGGTCTCGAAGCGGGCCAGTGCCTTGGCGTCGCCGTTGATGTCGTCCTGCAACTCGGTGCCCTGGTAGCCGATCGCTTCGGCTTCGAGGAAGATGGTCGGGATGCCGGCGTTGATCATGGTGGCCTTGAAGGTGCCCACGCCGGGCACTTCGAGGTCGTCGACCAGCTTGCCGGTGGGGAACATGGCGCCGCCGGCGCCTTCTTCCTCGGCGGCCGGGTCCATGAACTCGAGCTGCACCTCGGCGGCGGGGAAGGTCACGCCGTCGAGTTCGAAGTCGCCGGTTTCCTGCACTTCGCCATTGGTGATGGGCACGTGGCCGATGATGGTCTTGCCGATATTGGCCTGCCAGATGCGCACGGTGGCGACGCCGTTGTGCGGGATGCGGGCAGGGTCGACCAGGCCGGCGCTGATGGCGAAGGGGCCGACCGCGGCGGACAGGTTGCCGCAGTTGCCGCTCCAGTCGACGAAGGGCTGGTCGATGGCGACCTGGCCGAACAGGTAGTCGACGTCGTGATCGGGCCGGCTGCTCTTGGCGATGATCACCGTCTTGCTGGTGCTGGAGGTGGCGGCGCCCATGCCGTCGATCTGCTTGCCGTAGGGATCGGGGCTGCCGATCACGCGCATCAGCAGTTTGTCGCGTGCCGGGCCGGGCACCTGGGCTGCCTCGGGCAGGTCCTGCAGGCGGAAGAACACGCCCTTGCTGGTGCCGCCGCGGATGTAGGTGGCGGGAATCTTGATCTGGGGTACGTGGGCCATGGAATGGGTATCCTGGAAAAACGGGCGGTGCGTTGCCGCACCGCCCGATAGATTACGCCTGGGATGACGCGCGCAATGATGCCTGCGCCAGCGCCTGGAGTGGCGCCTGCGCGCCGGCGCGGTCCCGGCGCATGCGCATGCTCAGGCCGCGGCCTTGGAAGACTCGAGGAAGTCCTGCGCGAAGCGCTGCAGCACGCCGCCGGCTTCGTAGATCGAGACTTCTTCGTCGCTGTCCAGGCGGCAGGTCACCGGCACTTCGACGCGCTCGCCGTTCTTGCGGTGGATGACCAGGGTCAGGTCCGCGCGCGGCTTGCGCGCGCCGATCACGTCGTAGGTCTCGGTGCCGTCCAGGCCCAGCGTCAGGCGGTTCACGCCCGGCTTGAACTCCAGCGGCAGCACGCCCATGCCGATCAGGTTGGTGCGGTGGATGCGCTCGAAGCCTTCCGCCACGATGGCTTCCACGCCGGCCAGGCGCACGCCCTTGGCGGCCCAGTCGCGCGAGGAGCCCTGGCCATAGTCCGCGCCGGCGATGATGATCAGCGGCTGCTTGCGGTCCATGTAGGTCTCGATGGCCTCCCACATGCGCACCACCTTGCCTTCCGGCTCGATGCGCGCCAGCGAACCCTTCTTGACCTGGCCGTCGACCACGGCCATTTCATTGATCAGGGTCGGGTTGGCGAAGGTCGCGCGCTGTGCCGTGAGGTGGTCGCCGCGGTGGGTCGCGTAGGAGTTGAAGTCCTCCTCCGGCAGGCCCATCCTGGCCAGGTACTCGCCGGCCGCGCTGTTGGCCAGGATGGCGTTGGACGGCGACAGGTGGTCGGTGGTGATGTTGTCGCCCAGCACCGCCAGCGGGCGCAGGCCCTGCAGCGTGCGCTCGCCGGCCAGCGCGCCTTCCCAGTACGGGGGGCGGCGGATATAGGTGCTCTGCGCGCGCCAGTCGTACAGCGGGCTGGTCTGCGGGCCGGACTCGACGGCGAAGCTGAACATCGGGTCGTAGACCTTGCGGAACTGCTCCGGCTTGACGCTGCGCGCGACGATGGCGTCGATTTCCTCGTCGCTCGGCCAGATGTCCTTCAGGTAGACCGGCTTGCCGTCCTGGTCGGTGCCCAGCACGTCCTGCTCGATGTCGAAGCGGATGGTGCCGGCGATGGCGTAGGCGACCACCAGCGGCGGCGAGGCCAGGAAGGCCTGCTTGGCATACGGGTGGATGCGGCCATCGAAGTTGCGGTTGCCGGACAGCACCGCGGTGGCGTACAGGTCGCGCTCGATGATCTCCTGCTGGATCTTGGGGTCCAGCGCGCCCGACATGCCGTTGCAGGTAGTGCAGGCAAAGGCGACGATGCCGAAGCCGAGCGCCTCCAGGTCGGGCAGCAGGTCGGCTTCTTCCAGGTAGAGCTGCACCGCCTTCGAGCCGGGCGCGAGCGAGCTCTTGACCCAGGGCTTGCGCGCCAGGCCGCGTGCCTTGGCATTGCGCGCCAGCAGGCCGGCGGCGATCACGTTGCGCGGGTTGCTGGTGTTGGTGCAGCTGGTGATGGCGGCGATGATGACGGCGCCGTCGGGCATCTGCCCCGGCACTTCCTCCCACTTGCCGGCGATGCC of the Cupriavidus malaysiensis genome contains:
- a CDS encoding DUF6531 domain-containing protein, whose protein sequence is MGFSFPRLVSGRNALLRIFAVLALLMAVTAARAEDTCFALYPLSGAIPGSRNCPLDVAGNTPVGMGSYHCPNRRELIDQYCGAPAAGDTESSCPVADPVYPASGVVTLTETDFTSGSDVPLRFTRTFRSAPYVRPQSGFGPNWMHPWQRQLGLSRATSNPARVQAYRPDGKRATFEQAGGAWRTSGGEPLTLSPAAGGGGWSLYDRISGETESYTASGRLESVTDGAGRTTTLQYSNTSPGLLVALTDGFGVTLQFTYDGQNRLAQMTSPGGAATRYGYDSRGNLVTVTWPDGYVRRFEYGDARFPYVLTGVIDESGLRIASYTYDMQGRAIAVSHPDSARNVQFSYGHGTTTLTDSRSSTTLRFSKIAGQLRPTGSSASSGETTRTVYDTAGRITSETDAGGARTDYQYDALGRVITQVYTSATDGARRTSFQYAQAGSDRPALIAAPGALRAYAYDEQGRLGGFSDLATDDPTGAKGFGAQSTGSKTTLGWSYDANGRVSSQLDAANDAWTKYSVFRYDEAGNLRLLHERQPSEFWPIRVLSRDAAQRITHLLNGFDDEVRLAYDARGRVSQFQYFGLGYKLTVDYAFAPDGRVVSRKAMVSLKGGPPQPVSREALDGWFWQPLDDRHPARAPPLLQRDGLQRERPTEAGLDPVCLECMVPGLRPIVGAAWGIAAMAGSKCKPAPNKGFEVNWGRNANQINHTYRHLDAKGIPREPVKRAIEKDLEENGHQLPIGGDGKTFTVLVDGIPIEYSSYRPSAGEIRVGSIRPPRQ
- the prpF gene encoding 2-methylaconitate cis-trans isomerase PrpF, encoding MAHVPQIKIPATYIRGGTSKGVFFRLQDLPEAAQVPGPARDKLLMRVIGSPDPYGKQIDGMGAATSSTSKTVIIAKSSRPDHDVDYLFGQVAIDQPFVDWSGNCGNLSAAVGPFAISAGLVDPARIPHNGVATVRIWQANIGKTIIGHVPITNGEVQETGDFELDGVTFPAAEVQLEFMDPAAEEEGAGGAMFPTGKLVDDLEVPGVGTFKATMINAGIPTIFLEAEAIGYQGTELQDDINGDAKALARFETIRAWGAVRMGLIQDISEAAKRQHTPKVAFVSKPKDYTASSGKRVAAGDVDLLVRALSMGKLHHAMMGTAAVAIGTAAAIPGTLVNLAAGGGERNAVRFGHPSGTLRVGAEASQVDGEWVVTKAIMSRSARVLMEGWVRVPGDAF
- the acnD gene encoding Fe/S-dependent 2-methylisocitrate dehydratase AcnD, with the protein product MNTANRKPLPGTKLDFFDARAAVEAIQPGAYDKLPYTSRVLAENLVRRCDPATLTDSLKQLIERRRDLDFPWFPARVVCHDILGQTALVDLAGLRDAIADQGGDPAKVNPVVPVQLIVDHSLAVECGGFDPDAFAKNRAIEDRRNEDRFDFINWTKKAFQNVDVIPPGNGIMHQINLEKMSPVIQAQNGVAYPDTCVGTDSHTPHVDALGVIAIGVGGLEAENVMLGRASWMRLPDIVGVELSGRRQPGITATDIVLALTEFLRKEKVVGAYLEFRGEGAASLTLGDRATISNMAPEYGATAAMFFIDGQTLDYLRLTGRDDEQVKLVETYARTAGLWADTLKDAEYERVLKFDLSSVVRNMAGPSNPHKRLPTSDLAARGIAGKWEEVPGQMPDGAVIIAAITSCTNTSNPRNVIAAGLLARNAKARGLARKPWVKSSLAPGSKAVQLYLEEADLLPDLEALGFGIVAFACTTCNGMSGALDPKIQQEIIERDLYATAVLSGNRNFDGRIHPYAKQAFLASPPLVVAYAIAGTIRFDIEQDVLGTDQDGKPVYLKDIWPSDEEIDAIVARSVKPEQFRKVYDPMFSFAVESGPQTSPLYDWRAQSTYIRRPPYWEGALAGERTLQGLRPLAVLGDNITTDHLSPSNAILANSAAGEYLARMGLPEEDFNSYATHRGDHLTAQRATFANPTLINEMAVVDGQVKKGSLARIEPEGKVVRMWEAIETYMDRKQPLIIIAGADYGQGSSRDWAAKGVRLAGVEAIVAEGFERIHRTNLIGMGVLPLEFKPGVNRLTLGLDGTETYDVIGARKPRADLTLVIHRKNGERVEVPVTCRLDSDEEVSIYEAGGVLQRFAQDFLESSKAAA